In Novipirellula caenicola, one genomic interval encodes:
- a CDS encoding TIGR03009 domain-containing protein: MMRPHWTTLFAAAMAVTLATHFHSASAQQTAPSYAQNNGRTGQAQAGRQQNPNATATTAQTGQPFAPLNAAQQAQLQQLLLAWQQQSQGTRTLECKFQRWHYDNLAAPVGRHATRADGVIKYAAPDKGVFRVDSLVFYKGEKDGKPIYEPQAGLFGEHWVCNGKQLIEMDRSQKQCKIQDLPAEMQGQKIFNSPLPFVFNLDAAEIQRRYWVRQVAAPNDKIVLIEAWPKRQDDRAQYKMVQIALEKETFLPQALIMYAPNFHAQNAPKWDHYEFVEMKRNGVGNAIANFMDNFIQERPPSDWTIFRDTFNPNAGPEAQQAANPNGGQIK; encoded by the coding sequence ATGATGCGACCACACTGGACAACGCTTTTCGCAGCGGCAATGGCCGTCACTTTGGCAACCCACTTCCACTCCGCTTCGGCTCAACAAACCGCTCCCTCGTATGCCCAGAACAACGGCAGAACGGGACAAGCCCAAGCCGGCCGCCAACAAAACCCAAACGCAACGGCAACGACCGCTCAAACAGGCCAGCCATTCGCTCCGCTGAACGCCGCTCAACAAGCTCAACTTCAACAGCTGCTGCTTGCTTGGCAACAACAGAGCCAGGGTACTCGTACGCTTGAATGCAAGTTCCAACGTTGGCACTACGACAACCTGGCGGCTCCCGTGGGTCGCCACGCTACTCGCGCCGATGGCGTGATCAAGTACGCCGCCCCGGATAAAGGCGTCTTCCGCGTCGATTCGCTGGTCTTCTACAAAGGCGAGAAGGACGGCAAGCCAATCTATGAACCTCAAGCCGGCCTGTTCGGCGAGCACTGGGTGTGCAATGGCAAGCAGTTGATCGAAATGGATCGCAGCCAGAAACAATGCAAGATCCAAGACCTGCCGGCTGAAATGCAGGGACAAAAGATCTTCAACAGCCCACTACCCTTCGTCTTCAACCTGGATGCCGCCGAAATCCAACGTCGTTACTGGGTTCGCCAAGTCGCCGCCCCGAACGACAAGATCGTCTTGATCGAAGCGTGGCCCAAACGGCAAGACGATCGTGCTCAGTACAAGATGGTCCAGATCGCTTTGGAAAAGGAAACCTTCCTTCCCCAGGCGTTGATCATGTACGCCCCGAACTTCCATGCCCAGAACGCACCGAAATGGGACCACTATGAATTTGTTGAGATGAAGCGGAATGGCGTCGGCAACGCGATCGCCAACTTCATGGACAACTTCATCCAAGAACGCCCACCATCCGACTGGACCATCTTCCGCGATACGTTCAACCCGAACGCAGGACCAGAGGCCCAACAAGCCGCCAACCCCAATGGCGGTCAAATCAAGTAA
- a CDS encoding ParA family protein, translated as MGRILCVVNQKGGVGKTTTAVNLSAALAMSGQRALLVDMDPQCNATGSLGLEPSDGHAIINAEPIDTKIVETEVSNLSMIRGSRTLQDVDRLADAGETETSQVRKHLDSIIDQYDYILVDCPPSVGPLTQTALTASTEVLMPIQCEYFAMEGLTQLIQTIKKVIVATDGRLTFGGILLTMYDPYLELTREVDEEVRDFFGDIVFDSVVPRDVSLSEAPSHGQTVFEYAPRSRGAFAYTQLCMEVLERD; from the coding sequence GTGGGAAGGATTCTTTGCGTGGTCAATCAAAAGGGAGGCGTGGGCAAGACAACCACGGCCGTTAACCTTTCGGCTGCATTAGCAATGTCCGGCCAACGTGCGTTGTTGGTCGACATGGATCCTCAGTGCAATGCCACCGGTTCGCTCGGCTTGGAACCTTCCGATGGTCACGCGATCATCAATGCCGAACCGATCGACACCAAAATTGTTGAAACGGAGGTTTCGAACCTCTCGATGATTCGCGGCAGCCGGACTCTGCAAGACGTTGATCGTCTAGCGGACGCAGGCGAAACCGAAACATCCCAGGTTCGTAAACATCTCGATTCAATCATCGACCAATACGACTATATCTTGGTCGATTGCCCACCCAGTGTTGGCCCGTTAACTCAGACGGCATTGACGGCCAGCACCGAGGTATTGATGCCCATCCAATGCGAGTACTTTGCAATGGAAGGGCTGACCCAACTAATCCAAACCATTAAGAAGGTCATCGTTGCCACGGACGGCAGACTGACATTTGGTGGGATCTTATTAACCATGTATGATCCCTACCTAGAACTGACCCGCGAGGTCGACGAGGAAGTACGAGACTTCTTCGGCGACATTGTGTTTGACAGTGTCGTGCCTCGAGACGTTTCGCTAAGCGAAGCCCCGAGCCACGGCCAAACCGTGTTTGAGTATGCACCGCGATCCCGCGGCGCGTTTGCTTATACCCAGCTGTGCATGGAGGTGCTCGAGCGTGACTAG
- a CDS encoding ParB/RepB/Spo0J family partition protein — MGTPLDEDGNPIHEASDLGGGDNGGGGDRKGGGSKIQSLELKVDEIQNNPFQPRREFNPDEIASLAESLKNHQQLQPVLVRIVDGKYQLISGERRLRATIHAGLKTIRAEVREADDRLVAELAIIENLQRKDLNPIEKALSFKRYIDEHKCKQDDLARRLSIDRSTIANLMRLLELPEAILDLLQAGEISAGHARALLPIGDEEVQIRTAGKIMEDSWSVRATESHVAELLKAEEDAETGKKIVNATRQKRKSISPQIESMQQEMRMIFGTKVEIKSSARGRGKITLHFSDPDEFERLRAILADAGQPPRLKVAG, encoded by the coding sequence TTGGGCACGCCACTGGACGAAGATGGCAATCCCATCCACGAAGCCTCCGACTTAGGCGGTGGCGACAATGGCGGTGGCGGCGACAGAAAGGGCGGCGGATCGAAGATCCAATCGCTCGAACTAAAAGTCGACGAGATCCAAAACAACCCGTTTCAACCACGGCGGGAATTCAATCCCGATGAGATCGCGTCACTCGCCGAAAGCCTCAAGAACCATCAACAACTGCAACCAGTGCTGGTTCGCATCGTCGATGGCAAGTACCAACTCATCAGCGGCGAACGCCGACTGCGTGCGACCATCCATGCCGGATTAAAAACGATCCGCGCCGAAGTCCGCGAAGCCGACGATCGATTGGTCGCCGAATTGGCGATCATCGAAAACTTGCAACGCAAAGACTTAAACCCCATCGAAAAAGCGTTGTCGTTCAAACGCTACATCGACGAGCACAAGTGCAAACAAGACGACCTGGCGCGACGCTTGAGCATTGATCGCAGCACGATCGCCAACCTGATGCGATTGCTGGAACTTCCCGAAGCCATCTTGGACCTGCTGCAGGCGGGCGAGATTAGCGCCGGCCATGCACGTGCCCTACTGCCGATCGGCGACGAAGAAGTCCAGATTCGCACCGCGGGCAAAATCATGGAAGACAGCTGGAGCGTGCGGGCGACCGAGTCTCATGTGGCCGAACTGCTGAAGGCCGAAGAGGACGCCGAGACCGGCAAGAAGATCGTCAACGCCACCCGCCAGAAACGCAAATCGATCTCGCCTCAGATTGAATCGATGCAACAAGAGATGCGGATGATTTTCGGTACCAAGGTCGAAATCAAAAGCTCCGCTCGCGGTCGCGGCAAGATCACGCTGCACTTTTCGGATCCCGACGAGTTCGAACGACTCCGCGCGATCCTGGCC